The following are encoded in a window of Colletotrichum lupini chromosome 3, complete sequence genomic DNA:
- a CDS encoding amino acid permease has protein sequence MDQEKMEPAGLENLCHQQSAKIGQVEDPYIQPGYDLHKRLETRHVTMIALGGALGTGLLIGTGSALVKAGPAGILIDYSIVGCIVFLVMAALGEIISYMPLSHGFGGYATRFVDPALGFATGYCYFFKYLLATPNQLSAFALIMKFWVGDRISPAVFITIALVLILLINSISVKAFGEFEFWLSSLKVVIMIGVILLLFILAVGGGPTGDRPGFRYWSDPGAFAEYKVDGAQGRLLGVWSAMVAAVYAFSGTELVGVTVGEAKNPRLCMPKAVRLTFMRIVFFYIISVFLLGMVVPYNSAELVFAAKAKTSAAASPFVVAITIAKIKGLDHVINGCLVVFVFSAANSDIYISSRTLYGIAVDGKAPRIFSKTTKAGVPFVALGLCGVFCCLAYMSVSSGAATVFGYLTNVVTVFGLLTWMSILVSHIFFCRARTAQRIDAAYIPYRAPLGSWGSYAALGFLIVLTLTKGIEVFVGTFDYKNFIVQYIGIPVYLICIFGYKIFKKSHRVRAETADLVTGVPAETVAEERAAVEAERREKEVAMGKKSAFAKVYRKGFSWLF, from the exons ATGGACCAAGAGAAGATGGAACCTGCGGGCTTGGAGAACCTGTGCCATCAACAAAGTGCGAAGATCGGCCAAGTCGAAGATCCATACATCCAGCCCGGCTATGACCTTCACAAACGTCTCGAAACGCGCCATGTCACGATGATTGCGCTTGGCGGTGCGCTTGGAACAGGATTGCTGATTGGAAC AGGCTCGGCTCTAGTCAAGGCAGGCCCAGCCGGCATCCTTATCGACTACTCCATCGTCGGCTGCATCGTCTTCCTCGTCATGGCCGCCCTCGGCGAAATCATTTCCTACATGCCCCTCTCCCACGGCTTCGGCGGCTACGCGACACGCTTCGTCGACCCGGCTCTCGGCTTCGCGACGGGCTACTGCTACTTCTTCAAGTACCTCCTCGCCACGCCTAACCAACTCTCTGCCTTTGCCCTGATCATGAAGTTCTGGGTAGGGGACCGCATCAGCCCGGCCGTCTTCATCACCATCGCCCTGGTCCTGATTCTCCTGATCAACAGTATCAGCGTCAAGGCCTTTGGCGAGTTCGAGTTTTGGCTCTCATCTCTGAAAGTGGTCATCATGATTGGCGTCATCCTGCTGCTCTTCATCCTCGCCGTGGGCGGCGGTCCCACCGGCGACCGTCCCGGCTTCAGGTACTGGTCCGACCCGGGTGCTTTCGCCGAGTACAAGGTCGATGGTGCCCAGGGCCGTCTTCTCGGGGTCTGGAGCGCCATGGTGGCCGCCGTATACGCCTTCTCCGGCACGGAACTCGTCGGCGTCACAGTCGGCGAGGCCAAGAACCCGCGTCTGTGCATGCCAAAGGCTGTTCGCCTGACCTTCATGCGCATCGTCTTCTTCTACATCATCTCCGTCTTCCTGCTGGGCATGGTTGTCCCTTATAACAGCGCCGAGCTCGTCTTCGCAGCTAAGGCCAAGACCAGTGCTGCGGCCTCGCCGTTTGTGGTGGCCATCACCATTGCCAAGATTAAGGGGCTCGATCACGTCATCAACGGTTGTCTTGTAGTGTTTGTCTTCTCGGCTGCGAACTCGGACATTTACATCTCGTCTCGCACGCTGTATGGCATCGCTGTCGATGGCAAAGCCCCTCGTATCTTTTCCAAGACTACCAAGGCCGGCGTGCCCTTCGTGGCTTTGGGTCTATGTGGTGTCTTCTGCTGTCTGGCGTACATGTCTGTCAGCTCCGGTGCCGCAACCGTCTTTGGCTACTTGACGAACGTCGTCACTGTCTTTG GTCTGCTTACATGGATGTCCATTCTCGTCTCCCACATCTTCTTCTGCCGCGCCCGCACCGCCCAACGAATCGATGCTGCCTATATTCCGTATCGCGCTCCTCTGGGCTCTTGGGGCTCCTATGCCGCCCTTGGCTTCCTCATTGTCCTGACCTTGACCAAAGGTATCGAAGTGTTCGTCGGCACTTTCGACTACAAGAACTTCATCGTTCAGTACATTGGGATCCCTGTCTACCTGATCTGCATTTTTGGGTACAAGATCTTCAAAAAGTCCCATCGCGTTCGGGCTGAGACAGCTGACTTGGTCACGGGCGTGCCAGCAGAGACTGTTGCCGAGGAGAGAGCAGCGGTCGAGGCAGAAAGAAGGGAAAAGGAGGTAGCGATGGGGAAGAAGAGCGCATTTGCTAAGGTTTACCGGAAGGGGTTCTCATGGCTATTCTAA